A stretch of DNA from Mucilaginibacter daejeonensis:
ACGATCTCGATCCACATCTTTTCTTTTTTCTCGATGCTTTTGAGCAGCGCTACCAGGTTGTTCACCTTGCTGGCGCAATTCCAGATGCGGGTCTTCATGTCGCCATTCTCGCCTACCAGTATGCAGCCTTCGGTGTTATCGGGCGTATTGCCACCATGTATGCGTATACCGGCGAACCATTTGACGTTGAGCAGCAACGGCAGGTACTTTTTGAAGCGGTTACTGTAGCTAAGGATAACCTCGTATTTGCCGTAGTCGATCGCGGTTTTGCTGTGCACCTTGCCGCTGCCATCGGCTTTGAGGTCGCGCACGGTGTCCTCGCAGGTGTAAGCATAAAATTGGCCATTGAGATACATTTTGCCAAAGGTGGCGGTAGGAGTGAATACAGAGCGTACTACTTTAAGATCCATGGGTGTGTGTTGGGGTATATGATAAAATAAAAGTCGATTTGAACCGGTCCGTAAATCGAACCGAAGTGTTGACAGATGCTTGCCATAACGAAAGGTCTGAATCTATCTAAACAGCAAGAGAGCAGTGCATCGGGAAATGCACTTTCAATACCACTAATATACTAAAAAAATTAGCAATTGCAAGGTTTTTGTGAACTTTTATTGGAAGAGGGAACGGAGGAACTTAAACGAAAAAAGCTGCAAGGGTCACTTGCAGCTTTTAATTATTCTGGAGGTATGGTTAAAACACTATACCGTGATCTTAAATGTGTATAGCGCGGTTATCGGTAGCGGCTAAGCAAGCCTCACGAATGGCCTCGGTATAGGTGGGGTGAGCGTGGCTCATGCGGGTCACGTCCTCAGCGCTGGCACGGAACTCCATAGCAACCACACCCTCGGCGATCATATCGGCCGCACGCGGACCGATCATGTGTACGCCTAGTATCTCGTCGGTAGTGGCATCGGCCAGTACTTTAACAAAACCATCTATATCCATGCTGGCACGTGCACGGCCACTGGCCTTGAACGGGAACGAGCCGGCCTTGTATTTAACGCCTTGTTCTTTCAGTTGCTCCTCGGTTTGGCCAACGCTGGCAACCTCTGGCCAGGTATACACCACACCAGGTATCAGGTTATAGTTGATATGTGGTTTTTGACCGGCAATGATCTCGGCCACAAAAGTACCTTCGTCCTCAGCTTTGTGAGCCAGCATAGCGCCGCGGATCACGTCGCCAATGGCGTAAATGCCTTTTACCTTGGTCTCCAGGTGCTCGTCAACAGTGATCTTTTTGCCGCGTTCTTCTACGGTGATTCCAATGTTCTCTAAACCTAAACCATCGGTATATGCTACACGGCCAACGGCCACCAGGCAGTAGTCGCCTTTCAGCTCTTTGCTTTCGCCTTTCGGGGTGTCAAAGCTAACGGTCACTTCGTCGCCTTCAACTTTAGCGCCGGTCACTTTGTGCCCCAGGTAAAATTCCATGCCGATCTTCTCAAGGCTTTTCTTCAGTTCTTTACCCAAACCTTTATCCATGGTCGGGATGATCGAATCCATGAACTCGATCACTGATACTTTGGCACCCAAACGGGCGTATACCGAACCCAGTTCCAGGCCGATCACACCACCGCCGATCAGCACCAGATGTTTAGGTACCTCAGGCAGGGTAAGGGCCTCGGTAGAGGTGATGACACGTTTTTTATCGATCGGTAAAAAT
This window harbors:
- the lpdA gene encoding dihydrolipoyl dehydrogenase, which codes for MQYDVIVIGSGPGGYVAAIRCAQLGLKTAMIEKYSTFGGTCLNVGCIPSKALLDSSEHYHNAAHTFKTHGINLDNLSVDFKQMITRKNEVVAQTTGGITFLMKKNKVTTYQGVGSFKDKNTIVVKKADGTEETLTTKNVIIATGSKPSSLPFLPIDKKRVITSTEALTLPEVPKHLVLIGGGVIGLELGSVYARLGAKVSVIEFMDSIIPTMDKGLGKELKKSLEKIGMEFYLGHKVTGAKVEGDEVTVSFDTPKGESKELKGDYCLVAVGRVAYTDGLGLENIGITVEERGKKITVDEHLETKVKGIYAIGDVIRGAMLAHKAEDEGTFVAEIIAGQKPHINYNLIPGVVYTWPEVASVGQTEEQLKEQGVKYKAGSFPFKASGRARASMDIDGFVKVLADATTDEILGVHMIGPRAADMIAEGVVAMEFRASAEDVTRMSHAHPTYTEAIREACLAATDNRAIHI
- a CDS encoding DUF5675 family protein, which translates into the protein MDLKVVRSVFTPTATFGKMYLNGQFYAYTCEDTVRDLKADGSGKVHSKTAIDYGKYEVILSYSNRFKKYLPLLLNVKWFAGIRIHGGNTPDNTEGCILVGENGDMKTRIWNCASKVNNLVALLKSIEKKEKMWIEIVKG